CAGGTACACATTTAATCTTTACTTCTGGTCAAATCCCTATTGAGCCTGAGACTGGTAAAATTGTAGGGGATGATATAAAAAGCCAGACTCGTAAAGTTATTGAGAACCTGAAAGCTATCCTTGAAGCTGGTGGCTCATCTCTAAATAATGTAATAAAGACTACAGTTTATCTCAAGGATATGGCTGACTTCCAGTCTATGAATGAAGTCTACAGTGAATATTTTAGTGAAAATCCTCCCGCCCGTTCTACAGTGGAGGCTGCAAGACTACCAAAGGATGTAAAAATTGAAATAGATGCTATAGCGTGGGTATGATGTATCTGCTATTCGTTTTTTAATCTCCAAATTGCAAATCTTTGTCTGTAACACCAAGTTTTTTAAACACAAACTTGCTATTCCTCTATCCATAGCTTCACCGAATGCAGTTAAATCATAGTAATTTTTCTCTGTAAATTTCAATGTCATGGACTGAGCTGGATACAAGAATTCTCTCCCTGAAAATAATGTCTTAACCACTCCACTTTTTAGACTCTCCAAGCCCTTCATTAGAAAAAGTAGCTTCGTTGTCTGATCCACAGACACCCTTTTTCCGGTTTCCTCATTTTTATTATTAACTATTGGATCATAAATAGCTTCCACAGTGATCTTTGAGGGGATCAACTCATATCCATTTTCTGTAAGATACAATCCAAACCATGCTTCACCTGATTTTGCAGATACCTCATTGCCGTGAAATTCTCCCACCCGTAAGATTTGAATTTGAGATTGCGATAATCCTTGAACCAGCGACGACCCGAGAGACAGAATAGTTAAGAAAACAATAAAAAAACAGAAGTCTTTTCATGCCTTTCTCCTTTTTAGATTGGGCGTATTAGCAATAGCGTTCAATTTGTTCATATCAGAACTGGTTTGTTTATATTATTCCGTCTTTATACATTTGTCAATTAAGAAATTGACATATTGTAGATTATAGAGTATTATAAAAATATGACAGATAGTAAGATATATCATTTTACTGAGTTAGATTCTACAAATGAGTATGCTAAGAAGATTTTGAATAATACTGGAGAATGGACAGTTGTAGTTGCTGATAAGCAAAAGTGCGGCAAGGGCAGGTTTGGGAAGAGCTGGTATTCACCTGAAGGTGGGTTATGGTTTTCAATTATATTAAGACCAAGAGATGCGACCTCAAAGGATATTCTTGCATTACCTCTGGTTGCAGGGGTTGCTGTTTGCGATGTTCTAAAGGCGCTTGGATTAAATGTCAAGATAAAGTGGCCTAATGATATACTTGTGGGGTCAAAGAAAATAGCCGGTATCTTAACTGAGTATGAAAATGATGCAGTTATACTTGGGGTAGGGATTAACTTAAACATTAGTGAGTTTCCTAAAGATATTGAAGCTACTTCTACTTTGTTAGAGACAGGCAAGGTGTTTGATAAAAATGAGGTGCTTAAGTTAGTTCTTGATAAAATAGATGAAAAATATAATAGGTTGCAAAACGGTGAGCTTAAGAATTTACTTAACGAATGGCGAAGCTACTCAATCACTCTTGGCGAGTTTGTTGAGGTCAAGACTCCTAATTCTATATTACAGGGCAAGGCTATAGACATTGACGAAGACGGTGCTCTCCTTGTAGAGCTACCGTCTGGCAACATAGAGAGAGTGCTTGCAGGTGAATGTTCATTGATGCAGACTGAATTCAGTTTAACTCAATGAGAATAGGGACAGTTCAAGTCTATACTGGCAATGGCAAAGGCAAGACTACCGCTGCTATTGGCCAAGCATTGCGTGCTGTCGGGCATGGGCTTAAAGTTATAATGATACAGTTTATGAAAGGCAAAATTAATTACGGTGAACTCATTGCAGCTAAAAACTTGTCAGGTTTTACAATAGAGCAATATGGACTACCAACTTTTGTTGATAAAAATAAACCTTCACAAGAAGATAAGGAGCTTGCAAAGAAAGGTTTTAAGCGTGCCAAAATGGTTATAAAAAGCGGTGATTATGATATGGTAATTCTTGACGAAATAAATGTAGCTATTGATTATGGGCTTGTTTCATTATCAGAGCTACTTGAGTTAATCAAAACTAAGCCCAAAAATGTAGAGCTTATATTAACAGGCAGATATGCACCAAAAGAAGAGATTGAGATAGCTGACCTTGTAACTGATATGAAAGAAATCAAACACCACTATCAAAAGGGTATCCAGTCAAGGGAAGGTATAGAATATTAGATTGACAGAGACATAAAATATGAATATCATTTTTACAGAGCATGCCCGATTTGAAATGCATAGACGCCAAATAGCTGAGGATACTGTTAAAGATGTAATATCACATCCAGCACAACGGATTGTAGTTAAAAAGGGGCGGATAATTCTTCAAAGTAAGTACATTAATAAAATTGAACGCTGAGAGTTACTCTTAAGAATTGTAGGGAAAGAAACCGATGAA
This bacterium DNA region includes the following protein-coding sequences:
- a CDS encoding RidA family protein codes for the protein MKKDIIKTDKAPEAIGPYSQGVKIGKFISVTTAPPPIPPLMPFSVAGTHLIFTSGQIPIEPETGKIVGDDIKSQTRKVIENLKAILEAGGSSLNNVIKTTVYLKDMADFQSMNEVYSEYFSENPPARSTVEAARLPKDVKIEIDAIAWV
- a CDS encoding biotin--[acetyl-CoA-carboxylase] ligase, with the protein product MTDSKIYHFTELDSTNEYAKKILNNTGEWTVVVADKQKCGKGRFGKSWYSPEGGLWFSIILRPRDATSKDILALPLVAGVAVCDVLKALGLNVKIKWPNDILVGSKKIAGILTEYENDAVILGVGINLNISEFPKDIEATSTLLETGKVFDKNEVLKLVLDKIDEKYNRLQNGELKNLLNEWRSYSITLGEFVEVKTPNSILQGKAIDIDEDGALLVELPSGNIERVLAGECSLMQTEFSLTQ
- the cobO gene encoding cob(I)yrinic acid a,c-diamide adenosyltransferase, with amino-acid sequence MRIGTVQVYTGNGKGKTTAAIGQALRAVGHGLKVIMIQFMKGKINYGELIAAKNLSGFTIEQYGLPTFVDKNKPSQEDKELAKKGFKRAKMVIKSGDYDMVILDEINVAIDYGLVSLSELLELIKTKPKNVELILTGRYAPKEEIEIADLVTDMKEIKHHYQKGIQSREGIEY
- a CDS encoding DUF4258 domain-containing protein, which produces MNIIFTEHARFEMHRRQIAEDTVKDVISHPAQRIVVKKGRIILQSKYINKIER